In the Eremothecium cymbalariae DBVPG#7215 chromosome 7, complete sequence genome, one interval contains:
- the GDH2 gene encoding glutamate dehydrogenase (NAD(+)) (similar to Ashbya gossypii AGL040C) — protein sequence MQKESNLKFPDIASLSISSFSDYHSVSFSGKDVQKEEVIDILDQQGFMPETLMEQEVDWFYESLGIDDLFFSKESSNSIANIIHTLYAAKIESFARSRIGESEDSGAAPGDFSIKKKVITDNHAVFIETGDDFDNEIDAKYLDSSDSSYRLVSYFGENGLKLLFLYETKYPGECTHIDAEALVRGDIDPISDVIMSEVTSAENKKLYGQLMHLLSEREGPVIKTFNSVANRDEVRLIVAFRKNTTKRYFSALTSLLHYYHLQPSKIFTETFANGVVIYSIYLNQSEQPEDIVQNLSLSILQVEREASLLYAIPNNFFDDLYRLRQFSPQEAIYAHTGSIFVNHFINRLGQDYHTLVKQLSVRPTDTTMSEVLNNLKKKLRNETFTQQMIIDILHKYKEIVSKLYKNFAQVHYTSTQTSRFEKTLSYQRMSRLEPFKDDNEFELYLTKFIANDSPALLILRTLKLFNQSIVKTNFFITRKVAISFRLNPELIMPVAEYPETPFGIFFVVGSTFKGFHIRFRDIARGGIRIVCSRTQDQYDMNSKMVIDENYGLASTQQRKNKDIPEGGSKGVVLMNPALTGSTDTFVAFSQYVDAIIDILIKDPKKEKYVDLLEHEEILFFGPDEGTAGFVNWATNHARKRGCPWWKSFLTGKTADLGGIPHDEYGMTSLSVRAYINKLYETLNLKSTKLNKFQTGGPDGDLGSNEILLSTDNEQYVAIVDGSGVLCDSNGLDKAELRRLAKERKMASHFDTSKLGNNGFFVSVDEMDVMLPNGTIVANGTTFRNRFHFEIFKFVDRVDLFVPCGGRPSSVDINNLPYYIDQKSGKCKIPYIVEGANLFFSQPAKVTLEQHGCIFFKDASTNKGGVTSSSMEVLASLALSDEDFLGKFVEVDGKRTPLYEEFVLEIQEKVQRNAIYEFERLWSLNQETKEPISELSNILSQTINKLNDDLINSNELWLNDLSLRNYLLLNKIIPKLLIDVSGPQAVLDSVPVQYLKALLSSYLSSTYVYKYGIDINMGKFLEFIGELKRNAEGVQLV from the coding sequence ATGCAGAAAGAGAGTAACCTAAAGTTTCCGGACATAGCGTCGTTATCGATATCTTCGTTTTCTGATTATCATTCGGTTTCTTTCTCTGGGAAAGATGTGCAGAAGGAGGAGGTGATTGATATTTTGGACCAGCAGGGGTTTATGCCGGAGACTTTGATGGAGCAGGAGGTTGATTGGTTTTATGAGTCATTGGGTATTGatgatttattttttagtaAGGAATCTTCTAATAGTATTGCGAATATCATTCATACGCTATATGCAGCCAAGATTGAGTCGTTTGCTAGGTCAAGAATTGGGGAGAGTGAGGATAGCGGGGCGGCTCCTGGGGATTTTTCTATTAAGAAGAAAGTTATAACAGACAACCACGCAGTTTTTATTGAGACGGGTGATGATTTTGACAATGAAATAGACGCCAAGTATTTAGATAGTTCCGATTCATCTTACAGGTTAGTTTCGTATTTTGGGGAGAATggtttgaagttgttatttttgtATGAAACCAAGTATCCTGGAGAGTGTACTCATATCGATGCGGAGGCGTTGGTCAGAGGGGATATCGACCCAATTTCTGATGTGATTATGTCTGAGGTTACGTCTGCTGAAAATAAGAAGTTATATGGGCAGTTGATGCATCTACTTTCTGAGCGTGAAGGGCCTGTGATTAAAACTTTTAACTCTGTTGCCAATCGTGATGAGGTCAGATTGATTGTGGCGTTTAGGAAAAATACAACCAAGCGTTATTTTTCAGCTCTAACATCTTTGTTGCATTATTATCACTTACAGCCATCCAAGATATTTACTGAGACATTTGCTAATGGGGTTGTTATCTACTCTATCTACCTAAACCAATCCGAACAGCCAGAGGATATTGTTCAAAATCTATCGCTTTCTATTTTGCAAGTGGAAAGAGAAGCTTCGTTGTTGTACGCCATTCCGAACAACTTCTTTGATGACTTATATCGTTTGAGGCAGTTTTCGCCGCAGGAGGCGATATATGCCCACACTGGATCGATTTTTGTCAACCACTTTATCAACCGTTTAGGTCAAGATTATCATACATTAGTGAAACAGTTGAGCGTTAGACCCACTGACACCACGATGTCGGAGGTGTTaaacaatttgaaaaagaagttaaGAAATGAAACCTTTACTCAGCAGATGATCATAGACATTTTGCATAAGTACAAAGAGATCGTCTCTAAACTTTACAAGAACTTTGCCCAAGTTCATTACACTTCCACACAAACATCTCGTTTTGAAAAAACATTGTCCTATCAGCGGATGTCTAGATTGGAGCCCTTCAAGGATGACAATGAGTTTGAGCTATATCTAACTAAGTTTATTGCGAACGATTCGCCGGCTCtattaatattaagaacattgaagttgttcaaTCAATCTATCGTAAAGAccaatttctttattaCTCGTAAAGTTGCGATTTCATTTAGGTTAAACCCTGAACTAATAATGCCTGTAGCAGAATATCCAGAAACTCCATTCGGTATTTTCTTCGTGGTGGGTAGCACTTTCAAAGGTTTCCATATAAGATTCCGTGATATTGCACGTGGTGGCATCAGAATTGTGTGTTCCAGAACTCAAGATCAATACGACATGAATTCCAAGATGGTTATTGATGAGAACTATGGTCTTGCCTCTACTCAGCAAAGAAAGAATAAGGATATACCGGAAGGCGGTTCTAAAGGTGTTGTATTGATGAATCCTGCCTTGACAGGGTCAACCGACACTTTTGTTGCATTTTCTCAATATGTTGATGCTATCATTGACATCCTAATCAAAGATCCAAAGAAGGAGAAATATGTTGATCTACTAGAACATGAAGAAATCTTATTCTTTGGTCCCGACGAAGGTACTGCAGGGTTTGTGAATTGGGCTACCAATCATGCCCGTAAACGTGGTTGTCCTTGGTGGAAGTCATTTTTGACAGGTAAAACAGCCGATTTAGGTGGTATTCCTCATGATGAATATGGAATGACCTCATTAAGCGTCCGTGCATATATCAATAAACTTTATGAAACCTTAAACTTGAAATCAACCAAATTGAATAAGTTTCAAACAGGCGGTCCCGACGGAGATTTGGGTTCTAATGAAATATTACTCTCAACAGATAATGAACAATATGTTGCGATCGTTGATGGATCTGGTGTGTTATGTGACTCAAATGGGTTGGATAAAGCGGAATTGCGTAGGTTGGCtaaggaaagaaagatgGCTTCACACTTTGATACTTCCAAATTGGGAAATAATgggttttttgtttcagtTGATGAGATGGACGTAATGCTACCCAATGGCACCATTGTTGCCAACGGTACTACTTTTAGGAACAGATTCCATTTCGAAATCTTCAAGTTTGTTGATCGTGTCGATTTGTTTGTTCCATGCGGTGGCAGGCCATCTTCTGTAGACATTAACAATCTACCTTATTACATTGACCAAAAATCTGGCAAATGTAAGATCCCCtatattgttgaaggtGCCAACTTATTTTTCTCCCAACCCGCTAAAGTTACTCTAGAACAACATGGAtgtatctttttcaaagatGCATCTACTAACAAAGGCGGTGTCACTTCATCTTCGATGGAGGTTTTGGCTTCTCTAGCTTTAAGCGACGAAGATTTCTTAGGtaaatttgttgaagttgatggCAAGAGAACCCCTCTATATGAGGAATTCGTTCTTgaaattcaagaaaaagTCCAAAGAAATGCAATATACGAGTTTGAAAGATTGTGGTCATTGAACCAGGAAACTAAAGAACCCATTTCAGAGTTATCGAACATCTTGTCCCAGACTATCAACAAGTTGAATGACGATCTAATCAACTCTAATGAATTATGGCTGAATGACCTAAGTTTAAGAAActatttattattgaacaaaattATCCCCAAATTGTTAATTGATGTTTCTGGACCACAAGCTGTATTGGATAGCGTCCCAGtgcaatatttaaaagcATTATTGTCCAGTTACCTATCCAGCACTTACGTGTATAAATACGGTATCGACATTAACATGGGCAAATTTCTAGAGTTCATAGGTGAACTTAAGAGAAACGCAGAAGGTGTTCAACTAGTATGA
- the NPR3 gene encoding Npr3p (similar to Ashbya gossypii AGL039W): MYTNLPKSCLTGIVLTISTHSGPLVVYHYPPLSQPCALEKERNVGGTSSSSEQTGEQRIGSGMSFRYYSNTAEGEVEDNVSSSSSGNVSDATSGLSDSELSTDYADYSSSSSSSESENESGRARGVEEEEAEELEEVAEAAALAAAAAVAAATTTAATAKGESANSHTANADSTIPEPLESGASCPFPIDSSFNQMLEAQSVVASSINVPAAITTAAPSTKPKSIKSRHSQISANKLFQYLSTNNDIAESRRPSVFSRLTSNEDIDLMKMNESGNLLDLDSLPRALEDIEDIDVSNILDARIFQSEYFQDVSKIMNFNSEFVAEICCPPKDMCNTRFEFTIDESCFLGLPIHVDESGRWRKRRNRKTPLNTRSKRSESGGAVNTTDTSLGRAGSSGSKAHEELQQNEQQQQNIDSDLGEGLGIPVKSDQGGGGYEHEGKTQRDDNEEMQKAVNMFHVCFIMNPQLVEYNERVDDMYHYVVTRLSLILRYLQDKTGYVVEECHKILKTRDRILKQLKQIKKVRGQQALQGRYLYEYILKSSSLARALTKCFNSIVNNETVSLEIGKYKVLSLQIPIKNEFAKLPDLKINPVLRGSFLTSILNLKFLKEPTDPIPGGAVVFNDSNFFDEENDILDYALLPLDEVSNIIRDLECSSFQSDMINLLMANLVKILKPTVPLRSYLYLIDELLGTNSTGANTVDGGGVLGTSSSKIQAHRNSFECNMLRSIALHLTYWRHTRIILPISSKNTYIVSPLAPIRGTAVDDCDSRDMDIVEGEALIYQNQEIFHSKFPTLPTLPSFLSSISTLKPRSFGHLIPSKEHKFLYLNALSWLIRYGYLTQLLTFVWIRVDRRIKVAVDEDLEREGVRKWNRKSKKEINNPHDNVVTVKKPVADGGPDRTAKATEQDFTDTTAAGTKTTATTAVTATTAVTATTTTVPTTTVIPTPADATTTASNAGVATHATNSDSYSDEQESLDGDLFEQRDYTIILEPKTATALEKRWLYKCIEGQPTDIQMLFRKIVKYFNGKTPLEWIVLKEGVSKHELKRLLASLGDYAVELRHW, encoded by the coding sequence ATGTATACAAATTTGCCTAAATCGTGTCTTACCGGCATAGTTCTTACTATCTCTACACATTCGGGGCCGCTGGTAGTGTATCATTATCCACCTTTAAGTCAACCATGTGCTCTTGAGAAAGAAAGGAATGTTGGTGGGACGTCTAGTTCATCGGAGCAGACTGGCGAGCAGCGTATTGGGTCAGGGATGTCATTTCGATATTACTCAAACACGGCCGAAGGGGAGGTGGAGGACAATGtgtcatcatcttcatcaggCAACGTTTCGGATGCAACATCTGGGCTGAGCGATAGCGAATTATCAACAGACTATGCAGATTATTCTTCCTCCTCGTCATCATCTGAGTCTGAAAATGAATCTGGAAGAGCACGCGGAgtagaagaagaggaggcAGAGGAATTAGAAGAGGTAGCGGAGGCAGCAGCActagcagcagcagcagcggtagcagcagcaacaacaacggcAGCAACGGCAAAGGGAGAGAGCGCCAATAGCCATACTGCTAATGCAGATAGTACTATCCCTGAGCCGCTTGAGTCAGGAGCATCATGTCCTTTTCCTATTGATTCATCCTTTAATCAGATGTTGGAAGCTCAAAGTGTTGTGGCAAGTAGTATCAACGTGCCTGCGGCAATTACAACAGCAGCCCCGTCCACAAAGCCTAAAAGCATCAAGTCTAGACACTCGCAAATTAGTGCTAACAAGttatttcaatatttgagcactaataatgatataGCAGAAAGCCGCAGGCCATCAGTATTTTCCAGGTTGACTTCTAATGAGGACATTGATCTTATGAAAATGAACGAGTCAGGTAATTTACTAGATCTCGATTCATTGCCCAGAGCTCTGGAAGATATTGAGGATATCGATGTTAGCAATATTCTAGATGCGCGAATTTTCCAATCTGAATACTTTCAAGATGTTTCCAAGATTATGAATTTCAATTCTGAATTCGTTGCAGAGATATGTTGTCCGCCAAAGGATATGTGTAATACTAGGTTTGAGTTTACAATCGATGAATCTTGTTTCTTGGGGTTGCCTATTCATGTAGATGAATCTGGTCGATGGCGGAAACGAAGGAATAGGAAAACTCCATTGAATACTAGATCCAAGAGGTCCGAGAGTGGGGGTGCGGTGAACACTACTGATACAAGTCTTGGTAGAGCGGGTTCATCTGGTAGCAAAGCTCATGAAGAACTGCAGCAGAATgagcaacagcagcaaaaTATCGATTCTGACCTCGGAGAAGGGTTAGGTATCCCGGTAAAGAGCGATCAAGGTGGTGGTGGCTATGAGCATGAGGGTAAAACTCAAAgagatgataatgaagagatGCAGAAAGCTGTGAATATGTTCCATGTTTGTTTCATTATGAATCCACAGTTGGTTGAGTATAACGAGCGTGTAGATGATATGTACCATTACGTTGTCACTAGGCTTTCACTGATTCTAAGGTATCTTCAGGACAAAACGGGATACGTAGTTGAAGAGTGCCACAAGATTCTCAAAACTCGAGATCGTATTCTCAAACAGTTGAAACAGATTAAAAAAGTTCGCGGGCAACAAGCTTTACAAGGGCGTTACttatatgaatatattcTCAAATCCTCATCATTGGCTCGCGCATTAACCAAATGTTTTAATTCGATCGTCAATAATGAAACTGTATCATTAGAGATTGGCAAGTACAAAGTTCTTTCATTACAGATTCCAATAAAAAATGAGTTTGCAAAATTGCCAGATCTGAAAATCAACCCTGTTTTGCGTGGATCATTTTTAACTTCGATTCTAAACCTAAAGTTTCTGAAAGAACCTACAGACCCAATACCTGGAGGTGCAGTGGTATTTAATGATagtaatttttttgatgaggAAAATGATATATTAGATTATGCTTTACTACCGTTAGATGaggtttcaaatattatcaGAGACTTAGAGTGTTCTTCCTTTCAAAGTGACATGATTAACCTATTAATGGCTAATTTGGtcaaaattttaaaaccaACTGTTCCCTTGCGCTCTTATTTATATCTTATCGACGAATTATTGGGGACTAACTCAACGGGCGCCAATACAGTTGACGGAGGCGGAGTACTTGGAACAAGCTCGTCTAAAATACAAGCTCATAGAAATTCATTTGAATGTAATATGTTACGTTCTATTGCTTTACATTTGACTTATTGGCGGCACACTAGGATCATCTTACCgatatcttccaaaaacaCGTACATTGTTTCACCTCTTGCCCCAATCCGGGGTACTGCAGTAGACGATTGTGACTCTCGAGATAtggatattgttgaaggaGAAGCATTAATATACCAAAACCAAGAAATCTTCCATTCTAAATTTCCAACGTTGCCCACGTTACCCTCGTTTCTTAGCTCGATATCGACTTTAAAACCACGGTCGTTTGGGCACTTAATCCCATCGAAAGAGCATAAATTCTTGTATTTGAACGCACTTAGCTGGCTGATTAGATACGGGTACCTGACCCAATTACTGACGTTCGTTTGGATACGGGTGGATAGAAGAATTAAAGTGGCGGTCgatgaagatttggaaaGAGAGGGTGTGAGGAAATGGAATAGGAAGTCgaaaaaggaaatcaaCAACCCTCATGATAATGTAGTAACGGTGAAAAAACCAGTTGCGGACGGAGGCCCTGATCGCACCGCCAAAGCAACCGAACAAGACTTCACTGACACCACTGCCGCTGGTACCAAGACGACGGCCACAACGGCCGTCACGGCCACAACGGCCGTCACGGCCACCACGACGACGGTCCCGACGACCACAGTGATCCCGACGCCTGCGGATGCGACCACAACAGCATCCAATGCTGGGGTGGCTACGCATGCGACCAATAGCGACAGTTACTCGGATGAACAGGAGTCGTTGGACGGCGATCTATTCGAACAGCGTGATTATACAATTATATTGGAACCGAAAACAGCAACTGCGTTGGAAAAGAGATGGTTGTATAAATGCATTGAAGGTCAACCAACTGATATACAAATGCTGTTCCGAAAAATAGTGAAATACTTTAACGGCAAAACCCCATTAGAGTGGATAGTTCTTAAAGAAGGGGTCTCAAAACATGAATTAAAGCGATTACTGGCTTCTCTGGGAGACTACGCAGTCGAACTCAGGCATTGGTAA
- the RIM4 gene encoding Rim4p (similar to Ashbya gossypii AGL038C) translates to MTNYSILPSDSRVTLSTSTEQVSGLISADLAGIQPKELPQTFGDPKDLESEEEEEEEEDDDDEQLLDDIYEESQDAGGAAGGGGGAAGAAAAEEQAGDSKTWRGRPSSCVFVASLAASLTDDDLCVSVTEAFKKYGELSMVKVLRDPSNRPYAFVQYTNDNDAKRALKQAQGTLLNGRTIRCEKAKVNRTLFISTRNRKTPEVTSDEIIQLCSSFGELEQLVASREYAFKKNYYPIDRSSAWFVQFAYRDDAIRAFINLKPGYDWTVEWVQNIEVPRRLNLLKKARLRSAASGAVSKSGPAAAPAATTAMATAPAATAPVTPGGSAAASVPAATTTHSESEGEEYYDEDEEEEDEEEEEETMDPIVIDKKSIFVSQLDPSVTKEKLTQRFSKHGKVEDVNLIFKDNNTKVFAFIKYETEEATATALERENHASFLNRTMHVQYREVGGHRSRRFRGQRRNTYRRHNMHHIHGPRLSLAPPPINIGRRASTGSFQTLPYSPYQYFPPLKSNSNFLKDKRRKSFAVACGAGSRANDGGEGSEFGFNLETSSELSGSAGNDDGASTYATTNYNGSSAGGPPINTKGNPNSNTVRRKNSGKKRFYNSHSNNGSNTNMHMHGFDPYYYQPPYYYPMDYSIPPPPPGSNPNQPFYFYYPIPPPPNGSMNGSMPMNPVPGMMTPMLDQPYMPIDMSQDPSNGNGNELPQSLDY, encoded by the coding sequence ATGACGAACTATTCTATTCTGCCTTCAGACTCGCGGGTTACGTTGTCCACGTCTACTGAGCAGGTTTCTGGTTTAATTAGCGCTGATCTCGCGGGGATCCAGCCCAAGGAGTTGCCGCAGACATTCGGAGATCCCAAGGATCTGGAGTCtgaggaggaggaggaagaggaggaggatgatgacgatgagcAGTTGTTGGATGATATTTACGAGGAGTCGCAGGATGCGGGCGGTGCTGCgggcggtggtggtggtgccGCTGGTGCCGCCGCTGCGGAGGAGCAGGCGGGGGACTCGAAGACCTGGCGCGGACGTCCGTCGTCGTGTGTGTTTGTTGCTTCGTTGGCGGCTTCTTTAACGGATGACGATCTGTGTGTGTCTGTGACGGAGGCTTTCAAGAAGTACGGTGAGCTGTCGATGGTGAAGGTGTTGAGGGATCCTTCGAACAGGCCGTATGCGTTTGTGCAGTACACCAACGACAACGACGCCAAACGGGCGTTGAAGCAGGCGCAGGGAACGTTGTTGAATGGGCGGACGATCCGTTGTGAGAAGGCCAAGGTCAACCGTACCTTGTTTATTTCTACtagaaacagaaaaacGCCGGAGGTTACGTCCGACGAGATCATCCAGTTGTGTTCCTCCTTTGGAGAGTTGGAGCAGTTGGTTGCCAGTAGAGAATACGCGTTCAAGAAAAACTATTACCCTATTGATAGATCATCGGCTTGGTTTGTGCAGTTTGCGTACCGTGACGACGCCATCCGGGcctttattaatttgaaGCCCGGTTACGACTGGACTGTTGAGTGGGTGCAGAACATCGAGGTTCCTAGAAGGTTaaatcttttgaagaaggcCAGGTTGAGAAGTGCTGCTTCCGGTGCAGTTAGCAAGTCTgggcctgctgctgctccgGCCGCGACGACCGCGATGGCTACCGCGCCTGCTGCCACCGCGCCTGTAACTCCGGGCGGTAGTGCTGCAGCATCTGTACCtgctgcaacaacaacacaCAGTGAATCTGAAGGGGAAGAGTATtacgatgaagatgaggaggaggaggatgaggaggaagaggaagaaacGATGGACCCGATTGTTATTGATAAGAAATCCATATTTGTAAGTCAGCTGGATCCAAGCGTTACAAAGGAGAAGTTGACTCAGAGGTTCTCCAAGCATGGTAAAGTGGAGGATGtgaatttgatattcaAAGACAACAACACCAAGGTGTTTGcatttatcaaatatgaAACCGAAGAGGCTACTGCGACCGCTTTGGAAAGGGAAAACCACGCTAGCTTTTTGAACAGAACAATGCATGTTCAGTATAGAGAGGTTGGCGGCCACAGGTCCAGGCGCTTCCGCGgacaaagaagaaacacATACCGCCGCCACAACATGCACCACATCCATGGGCCCAGATTGAGTCTTGCTCCGCCTCCTATTAACATTGGCAGGCGGGCAAGCACGGGTTCGTTCCAGACCTTGCCTTATTCGCCATACCAATACTTCCCGCCATTGAAATCCAACAGCAACTTCTTGAAGGACAAGAGGCGCAAGAGTTTTGCCGTCGCCTGTGGAGCTGGTTCTCGTGCAAACGATGGTGGGGAAGGTTCTGAGTTTGGGTTTAATTTAGAGACTTCTTCGGAACTTTCTGGCTCTGCCGGTAACGACGACGGGGCATCCACCTACGCCACGACAAACTACAATGGCTCCTCTGCAGGTGGACCCCCTATAAACACCAAGGGCAACCCCAACAGTAATACTGTTAGAAGAAAGAATTCCGGCAAAAAGCGTTTCTACAATAGCCACAGCAACAACGGTAGCAACACAAATATGCACATGCATGGGTTTGATCCATACTACTACCAACCACCATATTACTACCCAATGGATTACTCCAttccaccaccaccaccaggTTCAAATCCAAACCAACCATTTTACTTTTATTACCCAATACCACCACCTCCAAACGGTTCTATGAACGGTAGCATGCCAATGAACCCGGTACCAGGCATGATGACACCAATGTTAGACCAACCTTATATGCCAATTGATATGAGTCAGGATCCTTCAAATGGCAATGGTAACGAGTTGCCACAATCTTTGGATTACTGA